Proteins from a genomic interval of Haliaeetus albicilla chromosome 13, bHalAlb1.1, whole genome shotgun sequence:
- the POLR3F gene encoding DNA-directed RNA polymerase III subunit RPC6 — protein sequence MAEVKVKPEVPDPMDIENRIIELCHQFPHGITDQVIQNDMPHMEAQQRAMAINRLLSMGQLDLLRSNAGLLYRIKESQNASKMKGSDNQEKLVYQIIEDAGNKGIWSRDIRYKSNLPLTEINKILKNLESKKLIKAVKSVAASKKKVYMLYNLQPDQSVTGGAWYSDQDFESEFVEVLNQQCFKFLQSKAEAARESKQNPMIQRNSSFASSHEVWKYICELGISKVELSMEDIETILNTLIYDGKVEMTIIAAKEGTVGSVDGQMKLYRAVSPLIQPTGLVRTPCGLCPVFDDCHEGGEISPSNCIYMTEWLEF from the exons GATTATTGAGCTGTGTCATCAGTTCCCTCACGGTATCACAGACCAGGTGATTCAAAATGATATGCCTCACATGGAAGCCCAGCAGCGAGCCATGGCAATCAACAGGCTGCTCTCAATG GGGCAGCTGGACCTTCTCAGGAGCAATGCAGGTCTCCTATATAGAATCAAAGAGTCTCAAAATGCAAG taaaatgAAAGGCTCCGACAATCAAGAGAAGCTGGTTTACCAAATTATAGAAGATGCAGGCAACAAAG GTATTTGGAGCAGGGATATTAGATACAAAAGTAATTTGCCTTTAACGGAGATCAATAAGATACTGAAAAACTTGGAAAGCAAGAAACTAATTAAAGCAGTTAAATCTGTGGCA GCATCCAAGAAGAAGGTGTATATGCTATATAACCTGCAGCCTGACCAGTCAGTGACTGGTGGGGCTTGGTACAGTGACCAAGACTTTGAGTCTGAATTTGTGGAGGTGTTAAATCAACAGTGTTTTAAATTTCTGCAGAGTAAG gCAGAAGCAGCTCGAGAGAGCAAACAGAACCCCATGATACAGAGGAACAGCTCATTTGCCTCATCCCATGAGGTGTGGAAATATATCTGTGAACTGGGCATCAGTAAG GTTGAGTTGTCAATGGAAGACATTGAAACCATTTTAAATACACTAATATATGATGGAAAAGTGGAGATGACTATTATTGCTGCAAAGGAAGGGACGGTAGGCAGTGTGGATGGACAGATGAAGTTGTACAGAGCTGTTAGTCCTCTCATACAACCCACTGGATTAGTCAGGACGCCCTGTGGACTCTGCCCT GTTTTTGATGATTGCCATGAAGGTGGTGAGATTTCTCCATCAAACTGTATTTATATGACAGAGTGGCTGgaattttaa